A window of Ictalurus furcatus strain D&B chromosome 18, Billie_1.0, whole genome shotgun sequence contains these coding sequences:
- the si:dkey-175m17.6 gene encoding N-acetyllactosaminide beta-1,3-N-acetylglucosaminyltransferase 2, whose amino-acid sequence MARCRCSGRALCLCLLPFLMMSHILVYIMITIFVAMSYTPEPQPLPLRFIAPGVSSNSGALASHPLNAFWNLRLVEGALWNRLQHLKDRENNPILRGNTTGGRDPGTQSTNIHGKNGSLPCHPEHHWASQLPDFNTMPEQMKDFVLSMHCRNYTLLMNQPDLCNGQDTKTDAPMLFMAIKSQVGNFENRQAIRETWGRTGWVQEDAGRERWQVRTVFLLGRQDITTGPHPDLEALLQLESIIHKDILQWDFRDTFFNLTLKDVLFWDWLSVHCPQAHFIFKGDDDVFVRTGALLDYLNEHHAPLQGKIKKVKDNFLVGDVISNAWPSRQPTAKYYVPESFYKGVYPTYAGGGGVVYSAALAMRLRAVSHWVSLFPIDDVYMGMCLQRLGVSPSHHPGFLTFDLPEAKSEKPCAYHKVLLVHKRSPKEMLTLWKDLKAPLAEC is encoded by the coding sequence ATGGCACGGTGCAGGTGTAGTGGAAGAGCATTGTGCCTTTGTCTTCTTCCATTTTTGATGATGAGTCATATTTTGGTGTACATTATGATAACCATATTTGTCGCCATGTCCTACACACCCGAGCCTCAGCCTCTGCCTCTTCGTTTCATAGCCCCTGGAGTGTCATCGAACTCTGGAGCTCTTGCATCACATCCTCTCAATGCCTTCTGGAACTTGCGTTTGGTGGAGGGTGCTTTGTGGAACCGCCTTCAGCACCTCaaagacagagaaaacaatCCGATATTGAGAGGAAACACCACAGGGGGCAGGGATCCAGGCACTCAAAGTACTAACATACATGGAAAGAATGGTTCTCTTCCATGTCACCCTGAGCATCACTGGGCATCTCAACTGCCTGATTTTAACACTATGCCTGAGCAGATGAAGGACTTTGTCTTGTCCATGCATTGTCGGAACTACACCCTCCTGATGAACCAGCCTGACCTGTGCAATGGACAAGATACCAAGACAGATGCCCCTATGCTATTTATGGCAATTAAGTCCCAGGTCGGAAACTTTGAGAACAGACAGGCCATTAGGGAGACATGGGGGAGGACTGGCTGGGTGCAGGAAGATGCAGGGAGAGAAAGGTGGCAGGTTCGCACTGTCTTCCTGCTTGGAAGGCAGGACATAACAACAGGTCCCCATCCGGACCTTGAGGCACTTTTGCAGCTAGAGAGCATCATTCATAAGGACATACTGCAATGGGATTTCAGAGACACATTCTTTAACCTCACCTTGAAGGATGTGCTTTTCTGGGACTGGCTCTCCGTGCACTGCCCACAGGCCCACTTCATCTTTAAAGgagatgatgatgtttttgttagGACCGGTGCTCTCTTAGACTACTTAAATGAACATCATGCGCCTTTACAAGGGAAAATTAAGAAAGTAAAGGACAATTTCCTTGTAGGAGATGTGATTTCTAATGCTTGGCCCAGCCGCCAGCCCACAGCTAAATATTACGTACCTGAGAGTTTTTATAAAGGTGTGTACCCAACATATGCAGGTGGAGGAGGAGTGGTGTACTCTGCCGCTCTGGCCATGCGGCTGCGAGCAGTCTCACACTGGGTCAGTTTGTTCCCCATTGATGATGTGTACATGGGGATGTGTCTCCAGAGACTGGGTGTTTCCCCTAGTCATCATCCTGGGTTTTTGACCTTCGACCTACCTGAGGCCAAGAGTGAGAAGCCATGTGCTTACCACAAAGTACTACTGGTGCATAAGCGCAGCCCCAAAGAGATGCTTACACTATGGAAAGACCTAAAGGCTCCACTTGCGGAGTGCTAG
- the si:dkey-175m17.7 gene encoding uncharacterized protein si:dkey-175m17.7, which yields MPPLPLDERIVVIQRPKSLGLCVASPPATSQSSSRLTTRNEPTPRLPHTQLPPSHPHLPSNTLSLECRHRPLLHGQRAKGERGGSTEDSSWIPSHCHSNGTVTLGPRPYTHTHTIDIKVSVDKGGTHSDTRCSSSLTRGESGRESRGQWVSSHLAPGQSDRKFRGKSSDTTERHQIKAQYNNHYQNNLTVSPGGVLEFVPAQRQQSKSRWTKEEELLSNPRFAAANYRDVPSVGNKENSKLGTVHQPPKPHSLSHHLSSTQSAHTSILNTHYQVTPNSVPFWAPSSFPQVSQTRSSRIRETHPQILQSLPLSPTSSCDGFPSPDHTCTIDFSRPFNCDCWRLVCCRGGRTRSAGCKGGTGSPSSSFSRGQRASSNNTGDGAMGLKKLGGCLSTASTTNTSSSNSTVSECRTGLLRPLGCASCSGESGGFDSPAALRKKLVGGCLPCAPFSPSAPLRALQSCVSGCNPKASQAGSSCSYCSSDPIVVTFNPHRGKPPGFSHNAGVYTMGGHQHDDDDYSVRTIWPDELAKKMTHSKTQPNHHNVGMRMGTGNSYMGHDQSTSNGTSPVILDCRNLLDFTRSQLTDHAGRRRLQQGKMAVLDFMGSGHRRDPGQDSLKRLFNKEGDAGMGNDDGLDDMFPRSPSHHSLTPESSPSFSPPPSAPGSLIKPKPRGRDWEGGHSLPSAQSLHLVLNSFNREQEEEKRRVHLSLPLSSSLPASLSDESVMTPDVENAVISPILPFLFLGNERDAQDLDLLLRLNISYVVNVTTHLPLYHLDTGLVRYKRLPATDNSKQNLRQYFEEVFEFIEEAHQSGRGVLIHCQAGVSRSATIVIAYLMKHTLMTMTDAYKYVRSRRPVVSPNLNFMGQLLEFERDLNSGVTPRILTPKLSGLETQV from the exons ATGCCTCCCCTCCCACTTGACGAGCGCATTGTGGTAATTCAGCGGCCTAAAAGCCTGGGCTTGTGCGTGGCCTCACCACCAGCCACCTCTCAGTCTTCCTCACGTCTTACCACCCGCAACGAGCCCACACCCCGCTTACCACACACCCAACTTCCTCCATCCCATCCCCATTTACCTTCTAACACTTTGTCACTGGAATGCAGGCACAGGCCCTTACTCCATGGGCAAAGAGCCAAGGGCGAGAGAGGCGGCAGTACAGAGGACAGCAGCTGGATCCCTAGTCACTGTCACAGCAATGGGACTGTGACTCTGGGTCCCAGACCTTACACGCACACTCATACCATTGACATTAAAGTATCAGTGGACAAAGGAGGgacacattcagacacaagGTGCAGTAGCAGCTTGACTCGAGGTGAAAGTGGCAGAGAGAGCAGAGGCCAGTGGGTGTCTTCACACTTAGCTCCAGGGCAAAGTGACAGAAAATTCAGAGGAAAGTCTTCAGACACCACTGAGAGGCACCAGATCAAGGCACAGTATAATAACCACTATCAGAACAACCTCACAGTGTCACCCGGTGGGGTGTTGGAATTTGTTCCAGCCCAAAGACAACAATCTAAATCTAGGTGGACAAAAGAGGAAGAGTTGTTATCAAATCCACGTTTTGCAGCTGCCAACTACAGGGACGTGCCTTCTGTTGGTAACAAAGAAAACTCCAAACTGGGTACTGTCCATCAGCCTCCCAAGCCACACAGTCTATCCCATCACCTTAGCTCTACCCAATCAGCCCATACCTCCATTCTAAACACCCACTATCAGGTGACCCCAAACTCTGTCCCCTTCTGGGCCCCATCTTCCTTCCCTCAAGTCAGTCAAACCCGGTCCTCACGTATCAGAGAAACACACCCCCAGATCCTCCAAAGCTTGCCACTATCTCCAACGTCTTCTTGTGACGGCTTCCCTAGCCCAGATCACACTTGCACTATTGACTTTTCTCGTCCATTCAACTGTGACTGTTGGAGGCTGGTATGCTGTAGAGGAGGGAGAACCCGCTCAGCTGGCTGCAAAGGAGGTACTGGAAGCCCATCTTCTTCATTTTCCCGAGGCCAAAGAGCAAGTTCAAACAACACAGGTGACGGTGCCATGGGATTGAAGAAATTAGGAGGGTGTCTGTCCACGGCTTCAaccacaaacacctcttcaTCCAACAGCACTGTGTCAGAGTGCCGGACGGGCCTTCTAAGGCCCCTGGGCTGTGCATCCTGTTCAGGGGAAAGTGGAGGTTTTGATAGTCCTGCTGCCTTGCGCAAAAAATTGGTTGGTGGTTGTCTACCCTGTGCCCCATTCTCCCCATCTGCTCCTTTGCGCGCACTGCAAAGTTGTGTCAGTGGCTGCAACCCCAAAGCAAGCCAGGCAGGTAGCTCTTGTAGTTACTGCAGTAGTGATCCTATAGTAGTGACTTTTAACCCTCACAGAGGGAAGCCTCCTGGATTTTCCCATAATGCTGGGGTATATACCATGGGAGGGCACCAACACGATGACGATGATTACAGCGTGCGCACAATTTGGCCTGATGAACTTGCAAAAAAGATGACTCACTCTAAAACCCAACCTAACCATCATAATGTAGGGATGAGGATGGGAACAGGAAACTCTTATATGGGCCATGACCAGAGTACCAGTAATGGAACCAGTCCAGTCATTCTAGATTGCCGTAATCTTCTAGATTTTACCCGCTCCCAACTGACTGACCATGCAGGACGACGGAGACTCCAGCAAGGCAAGATGGCAGTTTTGGACTTCATGGGGTCAGGACACAGGAGAGACCCAGGCCAAGACTCTCTGAAAAGGCTCTTTAACAAGGAAGGTGATGCTGGAATGGGAAATGATGATGGTCTAGATGATATGTTTCCAAGGTCCCCTTcccatcactctctcactcctgaGTCTTCACCCTCCTTCTCCCCTCCACCATCAGCCCCTGGCAGCCTGATCAAGCCCAAACCAAGAGGAAGAGATTGGGAGGGTGGGCACTCCTTACCATCTGCTCAGTCACTCCATTTGGTTCTTAACTCATTCAATAGAGAgcaagaagaggagaagaggagag TGCACCTCTCCCTTCCGCTCTCATCCTCCCTCCCTGCATCTCTATCGGATGAGAGTGTAATGACTCCAGATGTGGAGAACGCGGTAATTAGCCCCATTCTACCTTTCCTTTTCTTGGGGAATGAAAGAGATGCTCAGGACCTGGACCTGCTGCTGCGACTGAACATCAGTTATGTGGTTAATGTCACCACCCATCTGCCCCTCTATCACCTGGACACGGGTCTGGTACGCTACAAGCGTCTACCTGCTACTGACAACAGCAAACAGAATCTCAGACAATATTTTGAGGAGGTCTTTGAGTTTATAG AGGAGGCTCATCAGAGTGGCCGAGGTGTGTTGATTCACTGCCAAGCAGGCGTGTCTCGTTCAGCAACTATCGTGATTGCTTACTTGATGAAGCACACCCTCATGACCATGACTGACGCTTATAAATATGTGCGGAGTCGCAGACCAGTGGTGTCTCCCAACCTCAACTTCATGGGACAGCTACTGGAATTCGAGCGAGATCTCAACTCTGGTGTTACACCTCGAATCTTAACTCCCAAGCTGAGTGGCCTGGAAACACAAGTCTAA